One genomic region from Mycobacterium basiliense encodes:
- a CDS encoding bifunctional FO biosynthesis protein CofGH — protein MPLTSSQEPTALPNPVVPPKRSTSALRRVLRRARDGVTLNVDEAAVAMTARGDELADLCASAARVRDAGLESAGRRGAAGRLPITYSRKVFIPVTHLCRDTCHYCTFVTVPGKLRAQGAGMYLEPDEIVDVARRGAELGCKEALFTLGDRPEERWPEAQEWLEQRGYDSTLSYVRAMAIRVLEETGLLPHLNPGVMSWSEMSRLKPVAPSMGMMLETTSRRLFETKGLAHYGSPDKDPAVRLRVLTDAGRLSIPFTTGLLVGIGETLTERAETVHEIRKLHKEFGHVQEVIVQNFRAKEHTAMASVPDAGIEDYLATVAVSRLVLGPGMRIQAPPNLVSRDECLALIGAGVDDWGGVSPLTPDHVNPERPWPGLDELADTTAHAGYDLEQRLTAQPKYVQAGGAWIDPRVRKHVEALADPVTGLARDVNPVGMPWQEPDDVASSGRVDLNAAIDTEGRCTDARSDLDSAFGDWDAVRSHVHDLVARAPERIDTDVLAALRSAERSPASCTDEEYLALASADGPALDAVAALADSLRREVVGDDVTFVVNRNINFTNVCYTGCRFCAFAQRKGDADAYSLSADEVAQRAWEAHVAGATEVCMQGGIDPELPVTGYADLVRAVKARVPSMHVHAFSPMEIANGVTKSGLSIREWLISLREAGLGSIPGTAAEILDDEVRWVLTKGKLPTSLWIEIVTTAHEVGLRSSSTMMYGHVDSARHWIGHLNVLRDIQDRTGGFTEFVPLPFVHQSSPLYLAGASRPGPTHRDNRAVHALARIMLHDRIPHIQTSWVKLGVERTRVMLNGGANDLGGTLMEETISRMAGSEHGSAKTVAELVAIAEGIGRPARQRTTTYSSSAA, from the coding sequence GTGCCGCTGACCTCAAGCCAGGAGCCCACGGCTCTACCTAATCCCGTCGTCCCGCCCAAACGCAGCACGTCAGCGCTACGGCGGGTGCTGCGGCGGGCCCGAGACGGTGTGACGCTGAACGTTGACGAGGCGGCGGTCGCGATGACGGCACGCGGTGACGAGCTGGCCGATCTGTGCGCAAGCGCGGCTCGGGTGCGCGACGCGGGTTTGGAATCGGCCGGACGTCGGGGCGCCGCCGGCCGGCTGCCGATCACCTATTCGCGGAAGGTATTCATCCCGGTCACCCACCTGTGCCGCGACACCTGCCATTACTGCACGTTCGTTACCGTTCCGGGCAAGCTGCGCGCTCAAGGCGCCGGAATGTACCTGGAACCTGACGAGATCGTCGATGTGGCCCGCCGCGGTGCCGAACTCGGTTGCAAGGAAGCATTGTTCACTCTCGGTGACCGTCCCGAAGAACGTTGGCCAGAGGCCCAGGAGTGGCTCGAGCAGCGCGGTTACGATTCCACGCTGTCTTACGTGCGGGCAATGGCGATCCGGGTGCTGGAAGAGACCGGCCTGTTGCCCCACTTGAACCCCGGGGTGATGAGCTGGTCGGAGATGTCGCGACTCAAACCGGTGGCGCCGTCGATGGGCATGATGCTGGAAACGACATCGCGGCGCTTGTTCGAAACCAAGGGGCTCGCGCACTACGGCAGCCCGGACAAAGACCCGGCGGTGCGATTGCGCGTCCTGACTGACGCCGGTCGGCTCTCGATTCCGTTTACCACCGGTCTGCTTGTCGGCATCGGGGAGACCCTGACCGAACGTGCCGAGACGGTGCATGAGATTCGGAAATTGCACAAAGAGTTCGGTCATGTCCAGGAAGTGATCGTGCAGAACTTCCGGGCCAAGGAGCACACCGCAATGGCGTCGGTTCCCGATGCCGGAATCGAGGACTACCTGGCGACCGTGGCGGTTAGCCGTCTGGTGCTGGGTCCGGGCATGCGTATTCAGGCCCCGCCGAATCTGGTTTCTCGCGATGAGTGCCTGGCGCTCATCGGCGCCGGCGTCGACGACTGGGGCGGAGTCTCTCCGCTGACGCCCGACCACGTCAATCCAGAGCGGCCGTGGCCGGGTTTGGATGAGCTGGCCGACACCACCGCGCACGCCGGTTATGACCTGGAGCAGCGGCTAACTGCACAACCCAAGTATGTGCAGGCCGGCGGTGCGTGGATCGACCCGCGGGTACGGAAACACGTTGAGGCGCTGGCAGATCCGGTGACCGGACTGGCGCGTGATGTCAACCCGGTGGGCATGCCATGGCAGGAACCCGACGACGTTGCGTCGTCCGGCCGAGTCGACCTCAACGCGGCCATCGACACCGAGGGCCGCTGCACCGACGCCCGCAGCGATCTCGACAGCGCTTTCGGCGACTGGGACGCCGTCCGCTCACATGTGCACGACCTGGTGGCCCGCGCTCCCGAGCGAATTGACACCGACGTGCTCGCTGCCTTGCGTTCGGCCGAGCGCTCGCCGGCCAGCTGCACCGACGAGGAATACCTGGCGTTGGCCAGCGCTGACGGTCCTGCCTTGGATGCGGTTGCTGCACTGGCGGATTCGTTGCGCCGCGAGGTCGTCGGCGACGACGTCACCTTCGTGGTGAACCGCAACATCAACTTCACCAACGTCTGCTACACGGGTTGTCGATTCTGCGCGTTCGCGCAGCGTAAAGGCGATGCCGATGCGTATTCGCTATCGGCTGACGAGGTCGCCCAACGCGCGTGGGAAGCCCACGTCGCCGGTGCCACCGAGGTATGCATGCAGGGCGGCATCGACCCCGAACTGCCGGTTACCGGTTACGCCGACTTGGTGCGTGCGGTCAAGGCGCGGGTGCCGTCGATGCATGTGCACGCGTTTTCGCCCATGGAGATCGCCAACGGTGTGACCAAAAGCGGGCTGAGCATTCGGGAATGGCTGATCAGCCTTCGTGAGGCGGGGTTGGGAAGCATTCCCGGTACCGCCGCCGAAATTCTGGACGACGAGGTGCGTTGGGTGCTCACCAAGGGCAAGCTACCGACGTCGCTGTGGATCGAAATCGTCACTACTGCGCACGAGGTCGGCTTACGTTCGTCGTCGACGATGATGTACGGCCACGTCGACAGCGCCCGCCATTGGATTGGCCACCTCAATGTGTTGCGTGACATCCAGGACCGCACCGGCGGTTTCACCGAGTTCGTGCCGTTGCCGTTCGTGCACCAGAGCTCGCCGTTGTATCTAGCGGGTGCCTCCCGACCGGGACCCACTCATCGCGACAACCGCGCGGTGCACGCCCTGGCTCGGATCATGCTGCACGACCGCATCCCACATATCCAGACCAGCTGGGTGAAACTCGGCGTCGAGCGCACTCGAGTAATGCTCAATGGCGGTGCCAACGACTTGGGCGGCACGCTGATGGAGGAGACGATCTCACGGATGGCCGGTTCCGAACACGGCTCGGCAAAGACCGTCGCCGAGCTGGTCGCAATCGCCGAGGGAATAGGCCGGCCTGCTCGCCAGCGCACGACCACCTATTCGTCCTCAGCGGCCTGA
- a CDS encoding TetR/AcrR family transcriptional regulator, protein MAQPTQTITTTGRSRRRRGEVLERALYTATLAELAAVGYGGLTMEGIAARAHTGKAALYRRWDCKHDLVQAALHHAVPPLPEPRPGRSARENLLSVFTAHRDVLGGKTDFPGLVIIGQLVHEPELRSIFADSVVGPRLRIVESILRTAVRDGDLDPDTVTPFTARIGPALINQHFMLTGTPPNRRELALIVDTVIPPKPTAVQAD, encoded by the coding sequence ATGGCGCAGCCGACCCAGACCATAACGACGACCGGCAGGAGCCGCCGCCGGCGAGGCGAAGTGCTCGAACGTGCACTCTACACGGCCACTTTGGCTGAACTGGCGGCAGTCGGATATGGGGGGCTGACGATGGAAGGGATCGCGGCGCGCGCACACACCGGCAAAGCCGCGCTGTACCGGCGTTGGGACTGCAAGCATGACTTGGTACAAGCCGCCCTGCATCACGCTGTGCCGCCACTGCCGGAACCACGCCCAGGCCGGTCCGCACGAGAGAACCTACTGAGCGTGTTCACCGCACACCGCGATGTCCTTGGCGGCAAGACCGACTTTCCCGGTCTCGTCATCATCGGCCAGCTGGTTCACGAGCCCGAACTGCGCTCGATATTCGCCGACTCCGTGGTGGGCCCCCGGCTGCGAATTGTCGAATCCATCCTGCGAACCGCCGTTCGCGACGGCGACCTCGATCCCGACACAGTTACCCCGTTCACCGCGCGCATCGGACCCGCGCTAATCAACCAGCACTTCATGCTCACCGGAACACCGCCGAACCGGCGGGAGTTGGCGCTGATCGTCGACACCGTTATCCCACCTAAACCCACTGCGGTACAAGCTGACTGA
- the mshB gene encoding N-acetyl-1-D-myo-inositol-2-amino-2-deoxy-alpha-D-glucopyranoside deacetylase gives MSETPRLLFVHAHPDDESLSNGATIAHYSARGAQVQVVTCTLGEEGEVIGERWAQLAVDHADQLGGYRIAELTEALRLLGAGGPTYLGGAGRWRDSGMAGTEQRSGRRFVDADERAVVGALVAIIRELRPHVVVTYDPDGGYGHPDHVHAHRVTTAAVTAAGARDFPGEPWTVPKFYWVVLGLSAFLATRRELVDADLRPDWTVAPEDIPFAYSDERIDAVVEGDRAAHAAKTAALAAHATQVSVGPTGRACALSNNLALPILAQEHYVLAAGRPGKRDGRGWETDLLAGLGFTGFDT, from the coding sequence ATGTCTGAGACGCCACGTCTGTTGTTCGTGCATGCCCATCCAGACGATGAGAGTCTCAGCAACGGGGCCACCATCGCCCACTACAGCGCCCGCGGCGCGCAGGTGCAAGTCGTCACCTGCACGCTAGGGGAGGAGGGCGAGGTCATCGGTGAACGGTGGGCTCAACTTGCCGTCGATCACGCCGACCAACTCGGTGGCTATCGCATCGCTGAACTCACCGAGGCGCTACGACTGCTGGGTGCCGGCGGTCCCACCTACCTTGGCGGCGCTGGCCGATGGCGCGACTCAGGAATGGCTGGCACCGAGCAACGGAGTGGGCGCAGATTCGTCGACGCGGACGAACGCGCGGTGGTGGGGGCGCTGGTGGCGATCATCCGCGAGTTGCGCCCTCATGTCGTGGTGACCTACGACCCTGACGGCGGCTACGGCCACCCAGACCACGTGCACGCTCACCGCGTCACCACGGCCGCGGTCACGGCGGCCGGCGCGCGGGACTTCCCCGGCGAACCGTGGACGGTACCGAAGTTCTATTGGGTGGTGCTGGGGCTAAGTGCCTTCCTGGCCACCCGGCGCGAGCTGGTGGACGCCGATCTGCGGCCCGACTGGACCGTCGCGCCCGAAGACATTCCGTTTGCATACTCCGACGAGCGCATCGATGCCGTCGTCGAAGGGGATCGGGCTGCACACGCCGCCAAGACCGCTGCGCTGGCCGCACACGCCACCCAGGTCAGCGTCGGCCCGACGGGCCGCGCGTGTGCCTTGTCGAACAACCTGGCGTTACCGATCCTGGCGCAGGAACACTATGTGCTGGCCGCCGGTAGGCCGGGCAAACGCGACGGGCGTGGTTGGGAAACCGATCTGCTGGCCGGTCTGGGATTCACCGGCTTCGACACGTAG
- a CDS encoding ABC transporter family substrate-binding protein: MPGLDRHIRVTVGVLISVLATALSGCTVSPPPAPQSTDTTHNAPPPPPHPTQIIMGIDSIGAGFNPHLLSDLSPVNAAISALVLPSAFRPVPDPNEPTGSRWEMDSTLLVSAEVTSASPFTVTYRIRPEAQWTDNAPIAADDFWYLWRQMVSEPGVVDPAGYDLITGVQSLEGGKQAVVTFAQPYPAWRELFSNLLPAHIVKDVPGGFAAGLARALPVTGGQFRVENIDPQRDEILIARNDRYWGPPAKPGLILFRRAGAPAALADSVRNGDTQVAQVHGGSAAFAQLSAIPDVRTARIVTPRVMQVTLRANVPKLADTQVRKAILGLLDVDLLAAVGAGTDNTVTLDQAQIRSPSDPGYVPTAPPAISTTTALGLLASSGYEIESSTSESPEPPGAGTSTAPVSTGPPEVTRGRVSKDGKQLSLIIGVAANDPTSVAVANTAADQLRNVGIAATVLALDPVTLYHDAVNENRVDAIVGWHQAGGSLATLLASRYGCPALQATTVPAPDVVTTAPAGTSGSTPGPGPVTLTPTVPSQPLPPGALVQAPSNLTGICDPSIQSNIDAALNGTKNINDVITAVEPRLWNMWTVLPILQDTTIVAAGPSVQNVSLSGAVPVGIVGDAGRWIKTGP; encoded by the coding sequence ATGCCAGGACTCGACCGCCACATCCGGGTGACGGTCGGTGTGCTGATCTCGGTGCTGGCCACGGCACTGTCGGGCTGTACGGTCAGCCCGCCGCCGGCACCGCAGAGCACCGATACGACGCACAACGCGCCACCGCCGCCACCACATCCCACCCAGATCATCATGGGTATCGACTCGATCGGAGCCGGCTTCAACCCGCATTTGCTGTCGGATCTATCGCCGGTGAACGCCGCGATCAGTGCGCTCGTTTTGCCCAGCGCATTCCGCCCGGTGCCCGATCCGAACGAACCGACCGGTTCCCGCTGGGAGATGGACTCGACCTTGCTGGTGTCCGCCGAGGTGACCAGCGCAAGCCCGTTTACGGTGACGTACCGGATCCGACCGGAGGCGCAATGGACCGACAACGCGCCCATCGCCGCCGATGACTTCTGGTACCTGTGGCGGCAAATGGTCAGCGAGCCGGGTGTGGTCGATCCGGCCGGTTATGACCTGATCACCGGGGTTCAATCGCTCGAGGGCGGCAAACAGGCCGTTGTCACCTTCGCGCAGCCATACCCGGCCTGGCGCGAGTTGTTTAGCAATCTCCTGCCGGCGCACATCGTCAAGGATGTCCCGGGCGGATTCGCCGCGGGACTGGCCCGGGCGCTGCCCGTCACCGGTGGGCAGTTCCGAGTGGAGAACATCGACCCGCAACGCGACGAGATCCTGATCGCCCGCAACGACCGCTATTGGGGGCCACCGGCCAAACCCGGTCTGATTCTCTTCCGCCGGGCCGGTGCGCCGGCGGCGTTGGCCGACTCGGTGCGTAACGGCGACACACAGGTGGCACAGGTGCACGGCGGTTCGGCGGCTTTTGCTCAGTTGTCGGCCATTCCCGACGTGCGCACCGCCCGGATCGTGACACCGCGGGTCATGCAGGTCACGCTGCGCGCCAATGTGCCGAAGCTGGCCGACACACAGGTCCGCAAGGCGATCTTGGGTCTGCTCGACGTTGACCTGCTGGCTGCGGTGGGCGCTGGCACCGACAACACCGTCACCTTGGATCAGGCCCAGATCCGTTCCCCTAGCGACCCGGGCTATGTGCCGACGGCGCCTCCGGCTATCAGCACCACGACGGCGCTGGGGCTGTTGGCGTCATCGGGATACGAGATCGAGAGCAGCACGTCGGAGTCACCCGAGCCGCCGGGAGCCGGTACCAGCACCGCCCCGGTCAGCACCGGGCCGCCGGAAGTCACCCGTGGCCGTGTCAGCAAGGACGGAAAGCAGCTTTCGCTAATTATCGGAGTGGCGGCCAATGACCCAACCTCGGTGGCTGTCGCCAACACCGCTGCCGATCAGCTGCGCAACGTTGGGATCGCCGCGACCGTGCTGGCGCTCGACCCGGTGACGCTCTACCACGACGCGGTAAACGAAAACCGCGTCGACGCCATCGTGGGCTGGCACCAGGCCGGCGGCAGTTTGGCGACGCTGTTGGCATCGCGCTACGGCTGCCCCGCGTTGCAAGCCACGACGGTCCCGGCGCCCGACGTAGTGACCACCGCCCCGGCCGGAACCAGCGGATCCACACCGGGTCCCGGGCCGGTGACGCTGACGCCGACGGTGCCCAGCCAACCACTGCCCCCGGGCGCTCTTGTTCAGGCGCCGTCCAACCTCACCGGCATCTGCGATCCCAGCATCCAGTCCAATATCGATGCCGCCCTCAACGGCACCAAGAACATCAACGATGTCATCACCGCGGTCGAACCTCGGCTGTGGAACATGTGGACCGTCCTACCGATCCTGCAAGACACCACGATCGTCGCGGCGGGCCCCAGTGTGCAGAATGTCAGCCTGTCCGGCGCGGTGCCGGTCGGCATCGTCGGTGATGCCGGCAGATGGATCAAAACCGGGCCATAG
- a CDS encoding PE family protein — protein MSYLAAAPQALMAAASDVAGIGSTISAANAAAAVPTSEVVAAAADQVSTQVATLFSAHGALYQRLSAQLTTFHDQFVATLNAGASSYASAEANAARTLLDAVNTPAEKLLGQPLIGQGGPPGGLASKAVSQLQSAFAGATGAGPLGASALALPPTGGMAAAGALVGPISSAAAAPAAVIPVSVATAIENLYYSVEPWVEYGFNVAAWAAGWLPYIGILAPQINFFYYLFEPMVQSALFNTLDWLDGTITFSQGLNNFWSATTNSVNQFIQTEIQWVRNFLPPFPPIGSALPPLPA, from the coding sequence ATGTCGTATCTAGCCGCCGCGCCGCAGGCGCTGATGGCGGCGGCCTCGGACGTAGCCGGTATCGGTTCGACCATCAGTGCGGCCAACGCGGCGGCAGCGGTTCCGACGAGCGAAGTCGTGGCGGCGGCCGCCGACCAGGTCTCGACGCAGGTCGCGACGCTGTTCTCCGCACATGGTGCGCTTTATCAGCGGCTCAGTGCGCAGTTGACAACGTTTCACGACCAGTTTGTCGCCACCCTGAACGCGGGCGCGAGCTCGTATGCCTCCGCTGAGGCCAACGCCGCGCGGACCTTGCTGGATGCAGTAAATACACCCGCCGAGAAGCTGCTGGGACAGCCGCTGATCGGTCAAGGCGGCCCGCCAGGCGGCCTGGCGTCCAAAGCCGTGAGCCAGCTCCAAAGCGCCTTCGCCGGCGCGACCGGCGCCGGCCCGCTAGGTGCCAGTGCGCTGGCACTGCCCCCCACCGGCGGCATGGCGGCCGCCGGCGCCCTGGTGGGCCCCATCTCCAGCGCCGCGGCCGCGCCCGCGGCGGTCATACCCGTATCGGTGGCCACCGCTATCGAAAACCTCTACTACAGCGTCGAGCCCTGGGTGGAGTACGGCTTTAACGTCGCCGCCTGGGCGGCGGGCTGGCTGCCCTACATCGGAATCCTGGCGCCGCAGATCAACTTCTTCTACTACCTTTTTGAGCCGATGGTGCAGAGCGCGTTGTTCAACACTCTTGACTGGCTGGACGGGACAATTACTTTCAGTCAGGGGCTGAACAACTTCTGGTCGGCCACCACGAACTCCGTCAACCAGTTCATCCAAACCGAGATCCAATGGGTGCGGAACTTCCTTCCGCCGTTCCCGCCGATTGGGTCCGCCCTACCGCCGCTGCCCGCCTAG
- a CDS encoding PE family protein, whose protein sequence is MSFVIAEPQFLSAAATDLASIGSTINTASTAAASATISVLPAGLDEVSAGIATLFGLHGQAYQALSAQAALFHENFVQVLRAGAEAYAGSEAANVQAMLTAGPGGLLEQVGRAQAGFSANLVSGELAFNQALVANEMAVGQAVAAVNPILGGMVISGFNSANLVVGAGQQFVNTIVGAQVPANFGASLLVNGAVQGGGQLGFSGLVQTGQALMGSVNGALTGMGNQLSTVLSGSLGVGLPDLSGLGARVGSALSGSFSGGLPNFSALVPSGEALTGSFNGALGNLGAQLNGALSGSLGAGVPDVSGLVQTGATLMGGFGAALAGLGAQLSGALSGTIGAGLPALTALVQSGEALTGSFTGALSALGAQLGGAFSGGLGGGLPGLAGLVQTGESLAGSFSGALSGLGAQLSAALSGNLSAGLPGLAGLVQTGESLVGGLNAGFAGVLGDFGVNLPTLTGSLTGGLSTFGAQVDAAVTGGLNGDFTGFYTLVDTVSALPGGAVALLGQAQTGVLTGLVNGELAFNEALVANELALQQAIFGTDTALNGAVNHGFNAANLLIGTGEQFANALLGAPTPVDFTSSLLIGGSVEGEIPTGGLLGAAQQVLLLNAALGGPVIDTSLLGPFGSAAFNADVLSGQLAFNQSLVANEMALQQAIFGTDSALNGAVNHAFSMVNFVLGTGQQAADALLGVPVTADFTDSLLVSSPADAFGGVTTGGLVGAVEQKFLMDAAFLSVFGVPLQVTLDGRLPDLVAQLTGSFSGNVGGGVEVGGGGEGGGEMP, encoded by the coding sequence ATGTCTTTTGTAATTGCAGAACCGCAGTTTTTGTCAGCGGCCGCAACGGATTTGGCAAGTATTGGTTCGACCATAAACACGGCCAGCACTGCCGCAGCGTCCGCGACGATTAGCGTGCTGCCCGCGGGCCTTGATGAGGTTTCGGCGGGCATAGCGACGCTATTTGGGTTGCACGGCCAGGCATATCAGGCGCTCAGCGCCCAAGCCGCGCTGTTTCATGAGAACTTCGTGCAGGTTCTGCGGGCGGGCGCGGAAGCCTATGCCGGCAGCGAGGCCGCAAATGTGCAGGCGATGCTGACGGCCGGACCGGGGGGTCTGTTGGAGCAGGTGGGGCGGGCGCAGGCCGGCTTCAGTGCCAACTTGGTTAGCGGAGAACTCGCTTTCAACCAGGCTCTGGTCGCCAACGAAATGGCGGTAGGCCAGGCGGTCGCCGCGGTCAACCCGATCCTTGGCGGCATGGTCATCAGCGGATTCAACTCGGCCAACCTGGTCGTGGGGGCCGGCCAGCAATTCGTTAATACCATTGTGGGAGCGCAAGTTCCGGCGAACTTTGGTGCCAGCTTGCTGGTAAATGGAGCGGTGCAAGGCGGCGGGCAGCTTGGCTTCTCCGGGCTGGTGCAAACGGGTCAGGCGTTGATGGGCAGCGTCAATGGCGCCCTTACTGGAATGGGTAACCAGCTGAGCACCGTATTGTCGGGCAGTCTTGGTGTCGGGCTTCCCGATCTCTCCGGGCTGGGTGCTCGGGTAGGTAGTGCGTTGTCGGGGAGCTTCAGCGGCGGGTTGCCCAACTTCTCCGCGTTGGTACCAAGCGGTGAAGCGCTGACGGGCAGCTTCAACGGTGCGCTTGGGAATTTGGGCGCCCAGCTCAACGGTGCCTTGTCGGGGAGTCTGGGTGCCGGCGTTCCTGACGTGTCGGGACTGGTGCAGACCGGTGCAACATTGATGGGCGGCTTTGGTGCTGCGCTTGCGGGGTTGGGTGCCCAACTGAGCGGTGCACTGTCCGGGACTATCGGTGCCGGCTTGCCAGCCCTGACCGCGTTGGTCCAATCCGGAGAAGCCTTGACCGGCAGCTTCACTGGCGCGCTTTCCGCTTTGGGCGCCCAGCTAGGTGGTGCCTTCTCGGGCGGCCTGGGCGGCGGATTGCCCGGGCTTGCCGGGCTGGTTCAGACCGGTGAATCCCTCGCGGGCAGCTTTAGTGGTGCGCTCAGCGGGTTGGGCGCCCAGCTGAGCGCCGCCTTGTCGGGTAATCTGAGCGCTGGGCTGCCCGGGCTTGCCGGGCTGGTTCAGACCGGTGAATCCCTAGTGGGCGGACTCAATGCCGGGTTCGCCGGGGTGCTGGGCGACTTCGGGGTGAACCTTCCCACGCTCACGGGCAGTTTGACCGGTGGGTTGTCCACCTTCGGTGCCCAAGTCGATGCCGCTGTGACGGGCGGATTGAACGGTGACTTCACCGGTTTCTACACGCTGGTGGACACGGTGTCGGCGTTGCCAGGTGGCGCGGTGGCATTGTTGGGTCAGGCCCAAACTGGTGTATTGACCGGGCTGGTCAATGGCGAGTTGGCGTTCAACGAAGCGTTGGTCGCAAATGAGCTGGCGTTGCAACAAGCAATCTTCGGCACCGACACGGCGCTCAATGGCGCAGTCAACCATGGATTTAACGCGGCCAATCTGCTGATCGGCACGGGTGAGCAATTCGCCAATGCGCTGTTGGGTGCCCCGACGCCGGTGGACTTCACCAGCAGCCTGCTCATCGGCGGCTCGGTCGAGGGTGAGATCCCGACCGGTGGTCTGCTGGGCGCCGCCCAGCAGGTGCTGTTGCTGAATGCAGCCTTGGGCGGACCGGTGATCGACACGTCGTTGTTGGGTCCGTTCGGTTCGGCCGCTTTTAACGCCGATGTGCTCAGCGGCCAGCTGGCGTTCAACCAGTCGTTGGTTGCCAACGAGATGGCGTTGCAGCAAGCAATTTTCGGCACCGACAGTGCTCTTAACGGCGCGGTCAATCACGCCTTTAGCATGGTCAATTTCGTGCTCGGTACCGGTCAGCAAGCTGCCGACGCCCTGTTGGGAGTCCCGGTGACGGCGGACTTTACTGACAGCCTGCTGGTCAGCAGTCCGGCGGACGCCTTCGGCGGCGTCACGACGGGCGGCTTGGTGGGAGCCGTTGAGCAGAAGTTCTTGATGGACGCGGCCTTCCTCAGCGTCTTTGGCGTCCCGCTCCAGGTGACCCTCGATGGTCGGCTGCCCGACCTGGTCGCTCAGCTGACGGGATCCTTCTCCGGCAACGTTGGCGGTGGCGTCGAAGTTGGCGGTGGGGGCGAGGGCGGCGGCGAAATGCCCTAG